A portion of the Candidatus Eisenbacteria bacterium genome contains these proteins:
- a CDS encoding IS3 family transposase (programmed frameshift) produces MKKSRFSAEQITMALRQAEAGTPVAEVCRKLQITEQTFYRWKKKYGSLGTPEIRELRQLRDENKKLKHLVADLSLDRRILQESLKKKVLMPAEKRAWTSWAIEAFQISERRASIISGFSRTTIRYCSRRPHQEPLRRRMKEIASVRVCYGYRRLHVVLRRECWPISHKRVYRLYTEEGLGLKRKRTKRRRAAVARRQIRPATRPTERWAMDFMHDTLADGRKMRVLTVIDVFTREFLALDVRQRFRGVDVADVLSGLVARHGKPKTIQCDQGTEFTSMAMDHWAYLNKVGLDFSRPGTPGDNTRNEAFNGTVRRECLTLHYFLNLLNAGSKLSAWKFEYNNERPHGSLGQIPPAEFRAGLTAEEDPIRQSI; encoded by the exons TAAGCTCCAGATCACCGAACAGACCTTTTATCGCTGGAAGAAGAAGTATGGTAGTCTGGGTACTCCTGAGATCAGGGAGTTACGTCAACTCAGGGATGAGAACAAGAAGCTCAAGCATCTGGTCGCGGACCTTAGCCTGGACCGGCGTATCCTGCAGGAGTCTCTAA AAAAAAAAGTTCTGATGCCCGCTGAGAAGCGGGCGTGGACCAGTTGGGCTATCGAGGCGTTTCAGATTTCCGAGCGACGGGCCAGCATTATAAGTGGATTCTCTCGAACGACGATTAGATATTGCTCCCGCCGTCCCCATCAAGAGCCGCTCAGGCGAAGGATGAAAGAGATCGCCTCGGTTCGGGTCTGTTACGGCTACCGGCGCTTGCATGTGGTCCTGCGTCGAGAATGTTGGCCCATCAGTCACAAGCGGGTTTATCGCTTGTACACAGAAGAAGGTCTTGGGCTTAAGCGGAAGCGAACTAAGCGCAGAAGAGCTGCGGTTGCCCGGCGCCAAATTCGTCCTGCCACCCGACCGACTGAGCGATGGGCGATGGACTTCATGCATGATACTTTAGCTGACGGGCGGAAGATGCGGGTGCTTACCGTGATTGATGTATTCACCAGAGAGTTCCTTGCTTTGGATGTACGGCAGAGATTTCGAGGAGTAGACGTAGCGGATGTTCTGAGTGGTCTTGTCGCTCGTCATGGCAAGCCGAAAACAATTCAATGCGATCAGGGAACGGAGTTTACGTCTATGGCTATGGATCATTGGGCATATTTGAACAAGGTCGGGTTGGACTTCAGCCGACCCGGAACTCCAGGGGACAACACCCGGAACGAAGCCTTTAATGGGACTGTCAGACGTGAGTGCTTAACGCTACATTACTTTTTGAATTTGCTGAATGCAGGAAGTAAGCTGTCAGCATGGAAGTTCGAGTACAATAATGAGCGCCCCCACGGCAGTTTGGGGCAAATTCCGCCGGCCGAATTCAGGGCTGGCTTAACCGCGGAAGAGGACCCGATCAGACAGTCAATTTAA